TAATGCCTTATGGACGTGGTACTGCTTTTCTGATACCTGAAAATATCCGTTTTATTCGTACCGCTAGTTATTGGAAAACAGGAGAAACTACTTATAATATTTGGTACGATAATGGTTGGAATTTCTTTGACCAAGAATGGAAGGGATTGGGAAGTTGTTGCTGGATTAAGCCGAGTTTTGGTAAAGCTGCTATCTTTTCAGGAGATCCAACTAATACTAAAGATGCAGAGGGTAACGCTTGTCAACTAATAGATTTATATCTAGATAAACTCAAGGAAGCTAACGTTAGATACGCGGTTTGGAATATTCTCTGTTATTCTCGTCTGACTTTTGACCAAGCTGAAGTTTTTGCAGCGTTACAATGGGGAGAAAAACCGCAAACAGGTCAACTTTTTGAACCGAGTAGATGTCAATTAGCTTTCCCTCTTCAGGGTGATAACTTCACTAAGTATATAGCTTATATCGATTTGTCTCAAAATCAGCTAGTTTATATTGACGCTAATCTTTATGCTAACGTTAGTGCAGCGTCAACAAATACTCAAAAGTTACAAGAAACTATGCCCGCTTTTGTGGAATATCTCGATACCCTACCTAGTGTTTTTGATTTATTTAAACATCAACCACAAACAGAAGATGGTTTACCGGTAGTCTATACTGACAAAGATCTGAGTCTAGTTGATAACCAATCTGCTTATGTTTTCCGTCCCCAAAACAGGGATAATCAGTATGAGTCGTTTTCTTTGTCTTCTCTGTTAACTCTGTGACTAGACATTTAGTAGATTAGGAGTTATAATAGTTTACAGCAGGCTATGATGATTCTTCCTTCTAACCTTATCTTAAACAGATGCTTTTAGAGTCATCACTTTCCTGCCTCTTTAAAGAATGCCAATAGTTCAAACACTCCTGTAGATAAAAGTTTGACTAATGTTAAATTTCGCTCTTCTAGAAGAAGCATTGCGCAAAAGCCGACAGGAAGATCAATCAATTATTGGACAATGGTTAATGAAACCATTTCAGCAATAATTGTCAAATATCTTTTTAATTCACTGACTATAACAGAAGAGAGTGAGTTAATTGTGAGACTAGCTCCATTGTATCAAGGAGATAGAGCCAGAGCAAGACAAGAAGGCAAAATTGAAGGTAAAACCGAAGAAGCTTTAAATTTAATTCAGCGATTATTAACTAAAAAATTAGAAAATATTAATCCAGAGTTAATCACAATAATTTCCCAATTAAATTTAGAATCTTTAGAGAGATTAGCAGAAGATTTAATTGATTTTACTAGTCAAACCGATTTAGAAGATTGGTTGAGAAATATTCAGTCTTAATTTAAATTAGTTAGGGTGCTGTTGATAAGCACCCCCTATAGTTAATTATTATGCTTTTTGGCGTTTCATTATTAATCAGGTTTAAAAACTTCAATGATAGGGATAAGCATAGCAGCAACAATACCAGCGGCAAAACCATTATTATACAAATTCAATCCCCCGTGTAGGATACCGACGTTTTGGACAGCAGAAGAATGAATAAAACCAGCGGTAACTCCCCAAAACCAACCGTATTTACCAGCAATGGGAGCTAAAGTACTACCAAATAAAGCGGCTAATAACATAGAAGCATCATTAGCAGTAACAGACTTAGAGAGAGTACCTAAATAAATACCTGCTAAGATAGGTAAAACATTTTTTGGGTGTTTTCCTAAAGCCGAAAAACCAGCCACAGTAAATATACCTCCGATAGTTGGACCATTGAGATCACCCCCTACCAATAAGATATAAAAAGTCACCATCAATCCCGTTATACCCATATTAATCAGAGAAGCACCAAAACCAAAAGTTAAGACAAAATCTGTCACTAATTGACCAGGCGATCGCCAAATCTGTTGTAGTGTTGACCAGGGTTGATTTTCCCAACATAACCCAATAATAATCATTGAAGAAAATAATAAAAACAGATAGAGAGTAAAAAGGTCATTGTTTCCCGTTGTCCAAATCATCCGAGGTTTAGGGATAACCCCAAAAGAATTAAGTATCGCAACAAAGATTGTCCCCACTATACCCGCGGTAAAACCCATATTGTATAGATTAAAACCCTTATGTACTTTTAAGAGATTGGCTGAAACTGGAACTAAAATAAAGCCAATCAGAAGACTAATAGCGATTCCTAGGGGAATTTTTAGCCAAGGAGAAGAGGTGGTACTAAAAAGTATTTCTGTAGTTAAAGGAGCTAAAGCAGTACCAAATAAAGCAGCATAAATGACATCACTTAATTGCTTTCCTTGATATCTAGCGTAGAGAGAGACTCCTATCACAATCAACCAGACATTAAAAATATTTTTACCAAAAAGAGCAAAACCAGCAACAGTAAATAAACAAGCTACAGCAAACCCATTGATTTGTAACTCTAAACCATAAAAAATAATCAGTACAATCAGTGACAGCAATCCAGAATTAACAAAAGCAGCACCGATACCACCAACCCCCATATAATCGGTAATTAAG
This DNA window, taken from Gloeocapsa sp. DLM2.Bin57, encodes the following:
- a CDS encoding DUF4351 domain-containing protein, giving the protein MVNETISAIIVKYLFNSLTITEESELIVRLAPLYQGDRARARQEGKIEGKTEEALNLIQRLLTKKLENINPELITIISQLNLESLERLAEDLIDFTSQTDLEDWLRNIQS
- a CDS encoding DUF1576 domain-containing protein; translation: MKYPQVKTINPSLNNAKLLVLAFYVCALIIFGFLVNTPLEIIYGIQAIITSPDTLITDYMGVGGIGAAFVNSGLLSLIVLIIFYGLELQINGFAVACLFTVAGFALFGKNIFNVWLIVIGVSLYARYQGKQLSDVIYAALFGTALAPLTTEILFSTTSSPWLKIPLGIAISLLIGFILVPVSANLLKVHKGFNLYNMGFTAGIVGTIFVAILNSFGVIPKPRMIWTTGNNDLFTLYLFLLFSSMIIIGLCWENQPWSTLQQIWRSPGQLVTDFVLTFGFGASLINMGITGLMVTFYILLVGGDLNGPTIGGIFTVAGFSALGKHPKNVLPILAGIYLGTLSKSVTANDASMLLAALFGSTLAPIAGKYGWFWGVTAGFIHSSAVQNVGILHGGLNLYNNGFAAGIVAAMLIPIIEVFKPD